One genomic window of Sporosarcina ureae includes the following:
- a CDS encoding alpha/beta hydrolase, with protein sequence MKSPFTFTHTKPVKSGEKQPALFLLHGMGSHEEDLPQLVKDFTDTHHIFSLRGPIVHEPGYAFFTIEEEGKPVREVFDKVLVYIQSFIREAIQEYDLDPDRLTVVGFSQGAVLAQALGVTLIPSLHGVVALSGYVPDFVKSEYAIQSVENQQVFISHGDYDYVIPSQSGVESKEYFESLGADVTFKTYNDGHGVTPENQQDLAAFIRSL encoded by the coding sequence ATGAAATCACCATTTACATTTACACATACAAAGCCAGTGAAGTCAGGAGAAAAACAACCTGCACTATTTTTACTTCATGGAATGGGGAGTCATGAAGAAGATTTACCACAACTAGTCAAAGATTTTACAGATACACATCATATTTTCAGTTTGAGAGGACCTATCGTTCATGAGCCAGGCTATGCATTTTTCACGATTGAAGAGGAAGGAAAGCCGGTTCGTGAAGTATTCGATAAAGTGCTCGTCTATATCCAATCATTCATTCGTGAAGCTATTCAGGAGTACGATCTAGATCCTGACCGTTTGACGGTCGTCGGTTTCAGTCAGGGAGCCGTACTTGCACAGGCGCTGGGTGTAACGTTGATCCCTTCACTGCATGGAGTAGTGGCGCTTAGCGGGTATGTACCTGATTTCGTCAAGAGTGAATACGCAATACAATCTGTGGAAAATCAACAGGTATTCATTTCCCATGGAGACTATGACTATGTAATTCCATCCCAATCTGGAGTGGAAAGCAAGGAGTATTTCGAGTCGCTTGGTGCAGACGTTACGTTTAAAACATATAATGACGGACATGGTGTAACACCAGAGAATCAACAAGACTTGGCGGCGTTTATTCGGTCGCTATAA